The DNA region TTGTTAAAGAAGTGGGGTAGCACAGGAGTGACGAGGGCGCTTAACGCCGCTGTTTTCGACGCGCTCCAGTACGTCGCCGTGTACCCAGTAGAGGATGAAAGGCGCATGAGCGACAAACAGGGGAACGTGCTACCGGATCTCCTGTTGGTTCCTAAGACCTACACGGCGAGAGACGTGGCATATGCAATACACACAGACCTAGGCGAGAGGTTCGTAACGGCGATAGACGCCAGAAGCGGGCGCAGGCTCGCCTCAGATGAGCAGGTGACGCACGGCCTTGTTTTAAAGATCGTCGCTAGATAGCCCTCTTGCTACGTAGTAGGGATATCCACATATTCTTCCTAAACGCCTCCGGCAAATGGCCATCTCCGTCGTGCCCATTGTTGGGCACCTCTATACTAGGCGCCCTCTTCTCAACATGGCGGGATTGCCCAGAGTTCTTTAGAATTGATAAAATCTCGTCTAGCTTTTTTAAGATGGCATCAGCTACGTCGTAGACCACAACAGCCTTAGATACCACTATTGCAGAGGCGGAGTACTGCGACACCGGATAGGTGTGCACCTTTGTATTGAAGACGTAGTAGTGCTGTGCGAGCTCAGGAAGCGGCTGGATCTCGACTACTTCTGCCGCTTTACGGGCTTTGGAAAGCGCTTTGTACACGGTATTTACAGAGATTCCCAAGGCCTCGGCTATCTGCCTCGGCTTCATCCCCCTTGAGTACAGCTCAGCAACTCTCCTCTCTGTCTCTGTGAGTCTCACCGACACATCCAGCGCCCCGGCTAATAACTATTTACTGAAATATTCCGGTATTATGGGCCTCAGCCTCTCCACAACCTCTCTAGCCACTTCATCCCTCAACTCCTCCTTGCCGTGCCACCGCAACTCGCCGCCCCACCTAGGTATTACGTGTATATGCATGTGGAATACCATCTGGCCTGCCTCGCGTCCTGCGTTGGTGACAATGTTAACCCCGCCAGCGCCGAGCTTAGCCCACGCCTTGGCAAGCCGCGTCGCTATTTCAAATCCCTTAGCTACAAGCTCTACAGGCGCGTCGAGGACGTTTGTGAAGTGTTTTTTAGACACTACGAGGAGGTGGCCGTAAGACGCCGGGTACTTGTCCAGTATTACGACAAACTCGTCGTCCTCGTATACCTTCCAAGCGGGAGCCTCCCCCTTGACTATGCTACAGAATATGCAGTGCATAAATGCCGAAGAAAAAGGCATTTAAATCTATGCATATGTGCTGTTTGGGTGGGGGGCTCAGAGCGGCCCAGAGGGCCCCGGTGAGAGGGCCCCCTGCCGCGGGGTTCACACACCGCCTTTAGCAGGTAATTTTCGAGCCTGGATTCTCCCCCCGCACCACTGCCTCAATAGCCTCCGGCGTCCTCCCGTCGAATATGTAGGTCGTTATGCAACTACGCTTCAGTATTGAGACGGCCCAGGTGTCAATCAGCTCGTAGCCACCTGGCAGGTTTGAGGAGCGTAGAATCCTCTCAAACTCGTCGTATTTCAACTCCGACAGTCTCGTTGCGTTTGGGTTTTTCCTCGGGTCGTCGCTGTACACCGCATCTATGTTCGCGGCATTTAACAACGCCGCTGCCCTAACCGCTTCCGCTACTAGCGCCGCCACTGTGGCGGTGGACTGCCCAGGCTGGAAACCGCCGGTTACGACGATGCGGCTTCGGCCCCACGCCTCCAAGAACTCCTCCATATTCCTGGGCACCTTTGCGTAGGCGTCTTTTAAAAGCGAAATAAGGAGGAGGGCGTTTAGCCTACTTGCATATATGCCTAGGAGGTCTTGAAAAGTGTTGGAAGCTCCTCCCTTCCTCGCCACTGCAATGTATCTCCTCGCCACCTCCCCCCCGCCTGCCACAACCGCGATTCTTCCGGGCAACTTGTTAAGGATCTCGGCGTATTTCAACACCAGCTCCTCGTTGTCGAAGACCCTGCCCGAAATTTTAAGCACTAGTGCCATGCCCCGAGAGGTAGATCCTCACACCCTTCACTACGCCCTCCACCACGTGGGCAGGCGCCTCGCCGAACTCTATCCGAGGCAACTCGCCGGCGCAGATATTTTTGACCTTGTCTAAATTTCTCTGAGCCACCTCAATCAGGTACCTATCCTCGTATTTGTATAGTGTTTCGAGAAGCGCGTTTTCGGAACAGTCGTTTAGAAGCCACGCCGCTCTAGACCTAGCCTTGGAAATTTCGGCCAGCAAGGCATCTACATCTATTTCGTTGCCGTAGAGCCACACCCTTACCTCCCTCCTGCCGAGGAGCTTCTTGCGGACTTTCACAGTCACGGGGCCATATTCACCCTCTACCCCTTCTGATATGGCCTTAGTGACCTCGTCGCCGACTTTGGCCAACTCTAGATCTTTAGCGTGTGCCTTCCACAAATTCTCACATTCACAGACGCGCCTTATGAAATCCACAAATGCCTGGGCAATTATGTCGGTCACCATATCTTTTGCAGACACAACGCCCTAAACCCAATTAGTTATATACGTTTAAGTGGGTACACGACTGCGATGACGAATCCAGGCTAGCTGAGGTGTGAAGAGGGATCTAAACGCTGAGCGGTATGAAAATATGCTATCGCTTAACGCCTCTTGGAAGTATTGAGTCTTTAGGAGCCGCCTTTATGGGCTCTAGGTAGGGTCTAAGCGCCTTGGGTATCTCCACAGCGCCATCCTCCCGCTGGAAGTTCTCCAGTATGGCGGTGATTGTGCGGGTGGTTGCGAGGCCGGTGCAGTTGAGGGTGTGGACGAACTCCCGCTTCATCCCCTTCCTGGTCACCCTTATCCCAAGCCGGTAGGACTGCCAATCCGTCACGTTGGAACAACTGGCCAGCTCCCTGTACATCCCCTGGGCGGGGTACCACACCTCTATGTCGTATTTCTTCGCCGCGGGGGCGCCGAGGTCGTGGGCGCAGATGTTCACTACCCTGTAGGGGAGGCCCAGGCCCCTTATCAGCTCCTCGGTGTTCTTTGTAATCTCCTCGTGCCACTTCCACGACTCCTCGGGGAGGGAGAAGACGAACTGCTCAACCTTGTGGAAGATGTGCACCCTGAAAATGCCTTTTAGATCCCTATTGCCTGCCCCCGCCTCTTTCCTAAAACACGGG from Pyrobaculum arsenaticum DSM 13514 includes:
- a CDS encoding helix-turn-helix domain-containing protein, giving the protein MRLTETERRVAELYSRGMKPRQIAEALGISVNTVYKALSKARKAAEVVEIQPLPELAQHYYVFNTKVHTYPVSQYSASAIVVSKAVVVYDVADAILKKLDEILSILKNSGQSRHVEKRAPSIEVPNNGHDGDGHLPEAFRKNMWISLLRSKRAI
- a CDS encoding HIT family protein translates to MHCIFCSIVKGEAPAWKVYEDDEFVVILDKYPASYGHLLVVSKKHFTNVLDAPVELVAKGFEIATRLAKAWAKLGAGGVNIVTNAGREAGQMVFHMHIHVIPRWGGELRWHGKEELRDEVAREVVERLRPIIPEYFSK
- the pyrH gene encoding UMP kinase, translating into MALVLKISGRVFDNEELVLKYAEILNKLPGRIAVVAGGGEVARRYIAVARKGGASNTFQDLLGIYASRLNALLLISLLKDAYAKVPRNMEEFLEAWGRSRIVVTGGFQPGQSTATVAALVAEAVRAAALLNAANIDAVYSDDPRKNPNATRLSELKYDEFERILRSSNLPGGYELIDTWAVSILKRSCITTYIFDGRTPEAIEAVVRGENPGSKITC